Proteins from one Streptomyces sp. NBC_00390 genomic window:
- a CDS encoding GNAT family N-acetyltransferase encodes MSVFLQTDRLTLRAADDADVDHVLELHNDPEVMRYINGGQPISRETFVRETLPRFLRTFPCTGDRAFFIAQERDTEMFLGWFEFRPTADDSCATVELGYRLCRKAWGRGLASEGARALIRKGFTELGVERVIADTMTVNAPSRRVMEKAGLRHVRTFFEEWPDAIDGSEEGDVAYELTRSEWERQNGPTA; translated from the coding sequence ATGTCCGTATTCCTGCAGACCGACCGTCTGACGCTGCGCGCCGCCGACGACGCCGATGTGGATCACGTTCTCGAGCTCCACAACGATCCCGAGGTGATGCGTTACATCAACGGCGGGCAGCCGATTTCGCGCGAGACGTTCGTACGGGAGACGCTCCCGCGCTTTCTGCGCACCTTTCCCTGCACCGGCGACCGCGCGTTCTTCATCGCGCAGGAGCGGGACACGGAGATGTTCCTGGGCTGGTTCGAATTCCGGCCGACGGCCGACGACAGCTGCGCGACGGTGGAGCTGGGCTACCGGCTGTGCCGGAAGGCATGGGGGCGGGGCCTGGCGTCGGAAGGGGCGCGGGCACTGATCCGCAAGGGTTTCACCGAACTCGGCGTGGAGCGGGTGATCGCCGACACGATGACGGTCAACGCCCCTTCCAGGCGGGTGATGGAGAAGGCAGGTCTGCGTCATGTCCGGACGTTCTTCGAGGAGTGGCCGGACGCGATCGACGGCTCCGAGGAGGGGGACGTCGCCTACGAGCTGACGCGGAGCGAGTGGGAGCGGCAGAACGGGCCGACGGCCTGA
- a CDS encoding DUF742 domain-containing protein: MTGPADPVGSQWYDSDAGPLVRPYAMTGGRTKPGPSNVRFDLIALVVVDADAPESAEESLLGPEHRALLALCRSETQSVAELAADADLPVGVVRVLLGDLLEAGHVKVSRPVPPAQLPSERILREVIEGLRAL; encoded by the coding sequence ATGACGGGCCCGGCCGACCCGGTCGGCAGCCAGTGGTACGACTCGGACGCGGGGCCGCTGGTCCGCCCGTACGCGATGACCGGCGGGCGGACCAAGCCCGGTCCCAGCAACGTACGGTTCGACCTCATCGCCCTCGTGGTCGTCGACGCGGACGCGCCCGAGTCGGCCGAGGAGTCGCTCCTCGGCCCCGAGCACCGCGCGCTGCTCGCCCTGTGTCGCAGCGAGACCCAGTCCGTCGCCGAGCTCGCCGCCGACGCCGACCTGCCTGTCGGCGTCGTGCGGGTGCTCCTCGGCGATCTGCTCGAAGCGGGCCACGTCAAGGTGAGCCGTCCGGTGCCCCCTGCCCAGCTGCCGAGCGAAAGGATTCTGCGTGAGGTGATCGAGGGCCTCAGGGCGCTATGA
- a CDS encoding roadblock/LC7 domain-containing protein, with amino-acid sequence MTEQLHPAPHHRGDLDWLLDDLVMRVGQVRHVVVLSNDGLPVGASNALTREDAEHLAAVASGFHSLAKGAGRHFRAGAVRQTMVEMDDGFLFVAAAGDGSCLAVLTAVSADIGLIAYEMARLVRRVGEHLRTPPRVSAP; translated from the coding sequence ATGACCGAGCAGTTGCACCCAGCGCCGCACCACCGGGGGGACCTCGACTGGCTCCTGGACGACCTCGTCATGCGCGTCGGACAGGTCCGGCACGTCGTCGTCCTGTCCAACGACGGTCTGCCGGTGGGCGCGTCGAACGCGCTGACGCGTGAGGACGCCGAGCATCTGGCGGCGGTCGCCTCGGGCTTCCACAGCCTGGCCAAGGGCGCCGGCCGTCACTTCCGCGCCGGCGCCGTACGCCAGACGATGGTCGAGATGGACGACGGGTTCCTCTTCGTGGCGGCCGCGGGCGACGGTTCCTGTCTCGCCGTGCTCACCGCCGTCAGCGCCGACATCGGGCTGATCGCCTACGAGATGGCCCGCCTCGTCAGACGCGTCGGCGAGCACCTGCGCACGCCGCCGCGCGTCAGCGCGCCATGA
- a CDS encoding sensor histidine kinase — MRTPRRTQGAKTPPASPPLQGTSARGRRAHAGPPAVEHTGQAPRAESVQVPTRIRGRFLPRPRTVRAKIISLLMVPVLSLLALWGFATVTTAQDVARLRQLQRIEEQVREPVGAAVSALQAERRAAMRQIAAPSGERAAALESEARRTEDAVRRLRLDDSHTVAAGGEVPGEVAERLGEFVSRAEELGALRTAVLDRKSTWLTAYEGYNTVIAAAFDVHGSLSGMQDAGPGSDARVLLEFVRAGEMLAREDALLGSAHLVGSLDAERQRLFTGAAATRSALAEAAATDLRGPERAAWRELTERDGYQRLGTAERTVAAAPAGGKAASAVPAARWDKAHTAVRDGMRTIETDARARAADRVDPVTGGMLTGAGAAVALGLAGVAISLVISVRIGRVLVIELISLRNSALEIARRKLPNAMRRLRTGEQIDIHAEAPEGAAAEDEIGQVGEALGTVHRAALSAAVERAELADGISGVFVNLARRSQILVHRQLTLLDAMERRADDPNELGDLFRLDHLTTRMRRHAESLIILSGAAPGRGWRMPVPLTSVVRAAVSEIEDYARVEVRQLPETAIVGAAVADVTHLLAELVENAAQFSPPHTKVRVSGEPVGNGYVLEIEDRGLGMGKDALAEANRRLEESEALDLFDSDRLGLFVVSRLSLRHGIKVQLRPSPYGGSTAVVLLPTTLLQSALPAADGSRRRPAPPEEERPRSAPAPEGHESTPVAAVAPRRVLEARTGRETDHRGDRHDEAQPEPRTQPGPSTQPQPQPQPQPQPRRPAGVTTLRRRDPVPQSADGELPRRVRQASLVPQLREAMKPAQPDDEPHTGDEPVHRTPEQARDRMTAFRNGWTRGGGAAPGSPAPGSEGDQG; from the coding sequence ATGCGCACACCCCGCAGGACCCAGGGTGCCAAGACCCCGCCCGCGTCCCCACCGCTCCAGGGGACGTCGGCCCGCGGACGACGCGCGCACGCCGGACCGCCCGCGGTCGAGCACACCGGACAGGCACCGCGGGCCGAGAGCGTGCAGGTGCCGACACGCATCCGCGGGCGGTTCCTGCCCCGCCCCCGGACCGTACGCGCGAAGATCATCTCGCTGCTGATGGTGCCCGTCCTGTCCCTGCTGGCGCTGTGGGGCTTCGCCACCGTCACCACCGCCCAGGACGTGGCCCGGCTGCGGCAGCTGCAGCGCATCGAGGAGCAGGTGCGCGAACCGGTCGGGGCTGCCGTATCGGCACTGCAGGCCGAACGGCGTGCGGCCATGAGGCAGATCGCCGCGCCCTCCGGCGAACGCGCCGCCGCGCTCGAGTCGGAGGCGCGCCGCACCGAGGACGCCGTACGCCGGCTGCGGCTCGACGACAGCCACACCGTGGCGGCGGGCGGCGAGGTGCCCGGTGAAGTGGCCGAGCGCCTCGGGGAGTTCGTCTCCCGGGCGGAGGAACTGGGAGCGCTGCGCACGGCCGTGCTCGACCGCAAGAGCACCTGGCTGACGGCGTACGAGGGATACAACACCGTGATCGCCGCGGCGTTCGACGTCCACGGATCGCTCAGCGGCATGCAGGACGCGGGACCCGGCTCCGACGCGCGCGTCCTGCTCGAGTTCGTGAGGGCCGGCGAGATGCTCGCCCGCGAGGACGCCCTGCTCGGCTCGGCCCACCTTGTGGGCTCGCTCGACGCGGAGCGGCAGCGGCTGTTCACGGGCGCCGCCGCCACCCGCAGCGCGCTCGCCGAGGCCGCGGCGACCGATCTGCGCGGGCCCGAGCGCGCCGCCTGGCGCGAACTCACCGAACGCGACGGCTACCAGCGGCTGGGCACGGCGGAACGGACGGTCGCAGCGGCACCCGCGGGCGGCAAAGCGGCCTCCGCCGTCCCGGCCGCCAGGTGGGACAAGGCCCATACCGCCGTACGCGACGGCATGCGCACGATCGAGACCGACGCCCGGGCGCGCGCCGCCGACCGGGTCGACCCGGTGACCGGTGGCATGCTGACCGGGGCCGGCGCGGCGGTCGCCCTCGGACTGGCCGGCGTCGCGATCTCCCTGGTCATCTCGGTACGCATCGGCCGTGTTCTCGTCATCGAACTCATCAGCCTGCGCAACAGCGCACTGGAGATCGCCCGGCGCAAGCTGCCGAACGCCATGCGCCGGCTGCGTACCGGGGAGCAGATCGACATCCACGCGGAAGCCCCCGAGGGCGCCGCGGCCGAGGACGAGATCGGCCAGGTCGGCGAGGCGCTCGGCACGGTGCACCGCGCCGCGCTGAGCGCCGCCGTCGAACGAGCCGAACTGGCGGACGGAATCTCGGGCGTCTTCGTCAACCTGGCCCGCCGCAGCCAGATCCTCGTCCACCGCCAGCTCACCCTGCTCGACGCCATGGAACGCCGGGCCGACGACCCGAACGAGCTCGGCGACCTCTTCCGGCTCGACCACCTCACCACGCGTATGCGCCGGCATGCGGAGAGCCTGATCATCCTGTCCGGCGCGGCCCCCGGGCGCGGCTGGCGCATGCCCGTCCCCCTCACCAGCGTCGTACGGGCCGCCGTCTCGGAGATCGAGGACTACGCGCGGGTGGAGGTGCGCCAGCTGCCCGAGACGGCCATCGTGGGCGCGGCCGTCGCCGACGTCACGCATCTGCTGGCCGAACTGGTCGAGAACGCCGCCCAGTTCTCCCCGCCCCACACCAAGGTGCGGGTCAGCGGGGAACCGGTCGGCAACGGCTACGTCCTGGAGATCGAGGACCGCGGACTCGGCATGGGCAAGGACGCCCTGGCCGAGGCCAACCGACGGCTGGAGGAGTCCGAGGCCCTCGACCTCTTCGACAGCGACCGTCTCGGACTGTTCGTCGTCAGCAGGCTCTCCTTGCGCCATGGCATCAAGGTCCAGCTGCGCCCGTCCCCCTACGGCGGCAGCACGGCTGTGGTCCTGCTGCCGACCACGCTGCTGCAGAGCGCACTGCCCGCGGCGGACGGCTCCCGCCGACGACCCGCCCCGCCCGAGGAGGAAAGGCCCCGGTCCGCTCCCGCCCCCGAGGGCCACGAGAGCACCCCCGTCGCGGCAGTGGCGCCCCGCCGGGTGCTCGAGGCCCGGACCGGCCGGGAGACCGACCACCGCGGCGACCGGCACGACGAAGCGCAGCCGGAACCCCGCACGCAGCCGGGACCATCCACGCAACCGCAACCGCAACCGCAACCGCAACCGCAACCCCGCAGACCCGCCGGGGTCACCACCCTGCGCCGACGCGACCCGGTACCGCAGTCCGCCGACGGCGAGCTTCCGCGACGGGTCCGCCAGGCCAGTCTCGTACCGCAGCTGCGGGAGGCCATGAAGCCCGCACAGCCGGACGACGAGCCCCACACGGGCGATGAGCCCGTGCACCGCACCCCCGAACAGGCACGCGACCGGATGACCGCGTTCCGCAACGGCTGGACCCGTGGCGGCGGTGCCGCGCCGGGCTCGCCCGCCCCAGGCAGTGAAGGAGACCAGGGATGA
- a CDS encoding MHYT domain-containing protein — MGHLDHAAFGLLTPALSYVMAVIGAALGLRCTVRALGTTGRSRRNWLITAASAIGTGIWTMHFVAMLGFAVRGTDIRYNVPLTILSLLVAMLVVGAGVFWVGFGRDRGRALLIGGLATGLGVASMHYMGMAALRLHGSVHYDPLLVTLSVVIAVVAATAALWAALNIKAPVAVAVASLVMGAAVSSMHYTGMLAVGVEVTPAGGPLPGASAMQFIFPLAVGLGSYLFVTSAFVALSPTVSERAAYTSAGLPADPEAAAAEAHGPATTSPTTTPA; from the coding sequence ATGGGACACCTGGACCACGCCGCTTTCGGCTTGCTGACACCCGCGCTGTCATACGTGATGGCCGTCATCGGCGCTGCCCTCGGGCTGCGCTGCACCGTGCGCGCCCTCGGCACCACCGGCCGCTCCCGTCGCAACTGGCTGATCACCGCGGCCTCCGCCATCGGGACCGGTATCTGGACGATGCACTTCGTCGCCATGCTCGGCTTCGCCGTCCGCGGCACGGACATCCGCTACAACGTGCCGCTGACCATCCTCAGCCTGCTGGTCGCCATGCTCGTCGTCGGCGCCGGCGTCTTCTGGGTCGGGTTCGGCCGTGACCGGGGCAGGGCCCTGTTGATCGGCGGGCTGGCCACGGGGCTCGGCGTCGCCAGCATGCATTACATGGGCATGGCGGCTCTGAGACTGCACGGCTCCGTGCACTACGACCCGCTGCTCGTCACCCTGTCCGTCGTCATCGCGGTGGTGGCGGCGACCGCGGCCCTGTGGGCGGCGCTCAACATCAAGGCACCCGTGGCCGTCGCCGTGGCGTCGCTCGTCATGGGAGCGGCGGTCAGCAGCATGCACTACACGGGAATGCTCGCGGTCGGCGTCGAGGTCACGCCGGCCGGCGGCCCGTTGCCCGGGGCCTCGGCAATGCAGTTCATCTTCCCCCTCGCCGTCGGTCTCGGGTCCTACCTCTTCGTGACCTCGGCGTTCGTCGCGCTCTCGCCGACCGTGAGCGAACGCGCCGCCTACACCTCGGCGGGCCTGCCGGCCGACCCCGAGGCCGCCGCTGCCGAGGCCCACGGCCCCGCCACCACGTCCCCCACCACCACGCCCGCCTAG
- a CDS encoding class I SAM-dependent methyltransferase, translated as MADDHTHVQEFFGARAADWDKRFPDDGPAYAAGVAELGLGPGDAVLDAGCGTGRALPFLRSAVGPDGTVLGIDLTPGMLDAARRAGRHTSGSLLLADVAVLPLRGRALDAVFAAGLIAHLPQPQENLRELARVVRPGGQLALFHPIGRAALAARQGRQITPDDLRAEPNLRALLAGSGWRMTSYTDEDARFLALAVRQGEETQPGAAAVAPTR; from the coding sequence ATGGCCGACGACCACACACACGTCCAGGAGTTCTTCGGCGCCCGGGCCGCCGACTGGGACAAGCGCTTCCCCGACGACGGCCCGGCTTACGCGGCGGGCGTCGCGGAGCTCGGACTCGGCCCCGGGGACGCCGTGCTCGACGCGGGCTGCGGCACGGGGCGCGCCCTGCCGTTCCTGAGGTCGGCGGTCGGGCCGGACGGCACGGTCCTCGGCATCGATCTCACGCCCGGGATGCTGGATGCGGCCCGGCGTGCCGGACGGCACACGAGCGGCAGCCTCCTGCTCGCCGATGTGGCCGTGCTGCCCCTGCGGGGCCGTGCCCTGGACGCGGTGTTCGCGGCAGGGCTCATCGCCCACCTGCCTCAGCCGCAGGAGAATCTGCGGGAGTTGGCGCGCGTGGTTCGGCCCGGCGGACAGCTGGCGCTGTTCCATCCCATCGGCCGGGCGGCGCTCGCCGCCCGGCAGGGGCGGCAGATCACCCCGGACGACCTGCGCGCCGAGCCCAATCTCCGTGCGCTGCTCGCCGGTTCGGGCTGGCGGATGACGTCGTACACGGACGAGGACGCCCGCTTCCTGGCGCTGGCGGTCCGGCAGGGCGAGGAGACGCAGCCCGGCGCGGCCGCCGTGGCGCCGACGCGCTGA
- a CDS encoding MOSC domain-containing protein, with protein sequence MGAAVTAVSSNGEYAFTKPTRESITLLAGLGVEGDVHAGVTVRHRSRVAQDPTQPNLRQVHLIHQELFDEVGAAGHEVSPGSLGENVTTVGIDLLALPTGTLLRLGSEAVVEVTGLRNPCAQIDAFRKGLLKRVVGRDENGAVVYKAGIMGVVRTGGVVRPGDPITVELPERPHHPLERV encoded by the coding sequence ATGGGTGCAGCGGTCACGGCGGTCAGCAGCAACGGGGAGTACGCGTTCACCAAGCCGACGCGCGAGAGCATCACTTTGCTCGCGGGACTCGGCGTGGAGGGCGACGTCCATGCCGGGGTGACGGTCAGACACCGCTCGCGTGTCGCACAGGACCCCACGCAGCCCAATCTCCGGCAGGTTCATCTCATCCACCAGGAGCTGTTCGACGAGGTGGGCGCGGCCGGGCACGAGGTCTCGCCCGGCAGCCTGGGGGAGAACGTCACCACCGTCGGAATCGACCTGCTCGCCCTGCCCACCGGGACCCTGCTGCGGCTGGGATCCGAAGCCGTCGTCGAGGTCACCGGTCTGCGCAACCCCTGTGCGCAGATCGACGCCTTCCGCAAAGGCCTGCTCAAGCGGGTCGTCGGACGCGACGAGAACGGCGCCGTCGTGTACAAGGCCGGAATCATGGGCGTCGTCAGGACCGGAGGCGTGGTCAGGCCTGGTGACCCGATCACGGTCGAGCTGCCCGAAAGGCCGCACCACCCGCTCGAGCGTGTCTAA